The DNA window GAAACGAACTAACCATGCAAGTTTGTGTGAGTCCAGAAGAAAAAGACCTTCCCCCACATGACAGAGCAAGCACtgccatcacattaaaaaaaaaaataaacccaacacACACATTGTGCCACTGAGACTGAGCAAGATCCACACTGAGTATAGGATGAGAAGGTGGGAGCTCaccccttgagggcagggacccaCTGTACAttccctgggcccagccccagcctgggcctgcGATGGTGCACCCATTGAGGCACAGTCTGCAATCAGCAGGCTTCACCCTAGCCCTCTGAGAAGCCCATGTCCAGTTGTGGCATCTGGACTGTAGGAAGGATGTGACAGTTAAGGGGAATGCAGAAGTCAGTGGAAAGGTTTAAAGGAGCAGAAAAGTTAAAAGGATCTAGGTAGTTATATGCATTCTGttcattctttgttcatttaGTTCATCTTATTCAGttaactatttattgaatgcctgttATGTGCCCATCACAGTGCGGAGGAAGTGCACTCACCAGGGGACAACAGAGATGTGAACCCTGTCCTTAAGGAGCTGAAGGGGACTGTGTTACTGGAGCATTATCTTCAGGAATAAGAAGTCTCAAAACTGATTTTTAACAGGACTCTACAATCTGAAGTGGCTTAAGAAGCAGTAAGAGAGAAGGGGTGGAAAACTGAGGAACtctgtgtttttcctctttcctgtccTGGTGATTAACACTGGAAGGGTGACCAAGGCCATCCATCCTCTACCCACCCATTATTTCACTGTGTAAAGCAGAGTTAGGCATGCCGTGGACTTCACAAAGGTCCAAAGGCATCCAAAGGGGTTAGTGGACTTTTGTTAGTGGTCATATTGGTGTTGGTTgtggctttgttgttgtttcgaTAGGGAGGGAGAATTTTCTGGCTCGTGTTGAGAATGCAGATATAGACCCTCCTGGAGGCAGGGGTCTAGCCAGGTAAACTTTTGAAGCTGGCTGCTCTGAGAGTCTAGGACGCACTGAGGGCCAGCTCTCTGTGCAGATCGTCTCCTCGCCTACCCTCCTCTGACCTGACTTGTTTCCCTGTTTAAAATATCAGGAAGTCTCAGGACCGGAAGGGCCCAGCCCGTACCGCATCATGGTGAAGAATTCCTCCTTGGAGAGAAAGCCATTTCCATCAAGGTCATACATGGTGAACATCAGCCGGGACTTGTCTTCTGGGGAGCctgggaagagaatgggggatgAAGGTCATCTCTCTGCTGAAAGAAACCTAGCTCCTTAGATGGCCCAAGACCTCCTACCTTTCATGAAGACCACCAGGATGTCCAGGAACTCCCGAAAGGACAGGTAGCCGTTGCCATCTTTATCCGCCAGGGAGAACATGGACTCCACAAACATGTCCTGAGGCTTGAGGCCCAGGGACTCAGCAAactcagccctgctcagctcaCATGTCAGAGCCTCTCGCACCTTCTGTGACGAGTCCAGGGGCAGGGTCCCGGCGTCCGCCTGGTTGATGTCCAGCACCTGTACCCGGGAAGcagcacagggagggagagaaagaagtgagGCCTAGCTGTATACAGTTCAGGGACACTCACATTTCTCCAAAGTCCGACTCAGAAAGGGTAAGCCCTGGTGTCTACTACTGGTCCTCAGATATACTTCTGACTTGGGCCTCTGCTCTCCAGTAGAGGGGATGACTCAGATCTCTAGCATTAAGCTCATTTTTCTCCCTGGACTCAAGATCCAGGAACTTTATACAATAGGAATGGTGCTGGGTCTGTAGGGAGCGGAGgttgggagcagggaggggcaaaGTTTGGGAATGCAAAGTGAGAGAGCCTATACTGGAGACGAAAGATGTAGTAGACGTGGGTGCACAGGCAGGAAGAGGCTAGCGATATGTTCTCTTGCCAATTCAGACGGGCTGCCATGTGATTGATTTGATTTCTACGAATTGTACAAAGATCTTAAAAGTCATGTACATGTAACAACCATTTGTTAAATGCGTACAATTTACAGTTGAGTCCTCACTTAACGTCAATagattctgtgactttaagcaaaatgatgtataatgaaaccaattttactatAGGCTCATTGATACAAACTTGAGTTAAGTTCCTATTCATCAACTTTGGAGTGCATCAGAATCCCCTAGTGGGCTTGTGGACCCCAACTCCAGAGTTCCTGAATCACTAGGTCTAGAGTGGAGGCACAGGTCGGGGAGGGCTGCTGAggacttggattttttttttaggggatttgcatttttaacattcACAGGTGAGGCTACTTCTGTCAGTCTAAGGAacatactttgagaaccactgatgtagactgtctcactgaatcctcacaacaacccgaAGAAATGGATCCTATTTCAATACActgttttgtagatgaggaaactgacataCAGAGCAGAGATGGTgtgatttgcctaaggtcacacagacagTGAGTGGCAAAGCTAGGATTCAGCCAAGGCTATCAGGCCAAGGTTCCCTCAAGACCTGGGTTGGTCGTATCTCCAAAAGGCACAGACATGGTACCTGGGCAAAAAGGTGTCTGAAGAAGACCTCCAGGATGCGGCCCCGCTGCTGCTTGGTCACAGCCTTTCTGAACAGCTCATTCTCGTCCATCTCAGCCACGTTGAGGCCCAGAGCCCAGTGCACACAGAAGTCTTGCAAATGCTGCACAAATGTGCCTCGCTCCTCCTCGGAGTTAAACAGTAGCACCTGGGTGGGAGGAAGGATGAGTGAATGCTCAGAACTCCAGCTTCTGGTTCAGCCTCCCTTCAAAGAACCTTAGGTTGGGGATAGAAGGAAAAAGCTGCCTCCATCCGTCCAGGTTGGGGACAGGTGAGTGGCCCAAGAGGGTCAGAAGGAGGGTCAGGTTGAGTCTGGGGACCTCTGGAAGGGGAGCTTCTCCCATCATCAGCCTTCACAGGTGAGCTCTGTAGCTAAGAAGAGGGTAACCTGAGAGGACTCGCCGTGACAGTAAAGGCGGGATGGGCTGTACCAGGTCATACTCCTTGGGGATCTTGAGCAGCAGGGTGCGGCGTCCACGGTTGCTGGACAGAATGAGGTTGACCTGCTGCGGGGGCCGCAACTGGACAATGCGAAGCACAGAGAGACGCTTGTCCAGAACCTGCAGACGCCTGTCTGGGAGCAGCTGAATGGTGATGGGGTAGCTCTTCTCCTGAGGGCCTGGCCACTCCATCACTGTGAAGGAGACAATTGGGCAGAGCAGTTCAGCATAGgttcccaggcccctgccctcaggccAGTTCCACTTTACCAGCCTGAGAAGAAGTCCCAAAAGCTGGCTTTCTCCCCACATCCGTAACCTGGTTCTTTCTTCCAGCACCACTACCCATCTGTCCCTACCTCCTCACCTCCTCAGCTCCATCTCACCTGGTACTCCATCTTTGGCCGCCTCCTTCTTCACactctctttgcctttcttttgtAACTTCTTGAGTTCTTGGCTCCGGAAATAGGCCACCACCCCAGAGATAAGCAGACTCACTGATGGGGATCAGAAGGAGTCAGTGGGTAGGGGAGCCCCTCACCTGGAGCTTCACTGAGGTTTGGCTgttacccctccctccccaaggccCACTGTGTCTGGCTTCAACTGTACCAAGGAACTAACCCTGCAAGCCAGTAGGTAATGAGGAGCAGGGACAGTGTGTGGAAAGGGGGGAGACAGGAcaagagagatgggagggagaagggccCACCTAGTGGAAGACAGCAGAGAGCCACAATGGTGATACCAAAACCAGGACCACTGCCCTTGAAGTAGTCAAACACGGTCATGGGCACACAGGGTGGCAAGCTGTCTGTTGTGAGCTGCTGTGGCTGAGGGCAGGGTGCACCTGAGACAGAGGGCACAAAAAATCTCAAAGCCTGAGTATCCCATTCCTTGTGCAGgcacccttccctctctcctgtaAAGAAGCAGGtaccctcctttctccctggaaCATGTTCCCCTCAAAAAGTCCCCTTCCATATTTCTCAGCACCCACCGCAGCTCGACCACAGGGTGCAGCCTAATGTAGACCTCCCATGCTGACACAGAAGGGGCTGCCTGGTGCCTGACTCCCTGGCCAGCACCAAGTGATCCCCCAAACCTTGTTCCTTTCTCTGGCAGCATTTCTTGTGTTCTCCCAGGCCACCCACCTTCAAGCCAGAAAAAGACATTGGGCTGCAGGGCACTGGGGTCCACGCTGGTGACAGCCACCAGCACGTCCCGCAGAGTGGTGTTTCTGATCTCTGCaatttcctccttggagaacagCCTAAGTTGGAGGAAGCCAAGAATTGTTGGGATGGGAAAGGGTTTCAGGCCTCCAGCCACCTCAGCCCCAGGGACCCagatgggctggggagggggcggggccagctGGAAATCAAGAGCCCACAGGGGCTGTCTACAAGCAGAGGGCCTGAGCCTGGGCCAAGGTGCAGTCTGAGGTGGGGGCCCAGGCAGGCCTTACCCATTCCTGGTGTTCTCAAACCAGTAACGGTCACCATCCCGCAGTCGCACAAACTGGTCAAGGACAATGGTGCTGAAGAGGGGTCCGGGGTTCCCATGGCTCTCCAGGAGCCCCCCAGGGAGCAGCTCCAGCAGGGACAGGTCCTGGTTGTACAGGGTGGCTGTGGCCTCCAGCACCTGGGGCACCACAAGAGGTGAGGAgtgtatgtacacatgtgtaagtgtgtgtgtgtgtctgttgccCCATTCCTCAAACACAGGACTCCATCAGCTACTTAGCTAGCTACTCAGTCCTGAGGAAGTCTCCTCTTCCTAGACAGCCCCCTTGGTTGGTGGCAAATACTGTGGGAAGGCCAGTGTGTCCCTGCTCATGGTAAGACCACTGTCAGACCCCTAAAGACCACATCTTGTGACCATCGCTACTCAGGCTGCCTGGCCCCAATGATTAGCAGCTTCAGAGTCACCCAACTAAGGGGGGGAACCCTGTAGGAATAGGGCAATGGCACCCACTCCGGGGGCCACCCTGCAGGAATGGTACAATGTAATGGTGAGGAACATACTCCAGAATCAGGTGGCTGAATTTAAATCCTGCCTCTATGGCTGACTTAACAATTATGTCatgggaaaaatggggataatggtgGTATCTACCCTACAAAATTCCTGACATAGATTAAATGAGCTACATGTGCAAAAGACTTGGAACAGTACGGTCACAGGAAACTTTAActgctattattatcattactattcCTGACCTGTGGGTCCACGTTGGGATTGAGGTCACTCCAGTTCTTCGGGGTCTTTAACCCCAAGACCAGTAGAGCTTGGTTATAGCTAGGCAGCCCCATATCCCGGCCACGTTGGATGCTGCTGGCCACGTAGTCTGTGCGGGAGAACTTGTCAGGGCCAGGCCAGTAATCTAAGGAGGGGAGAGGACTAGACTATAGGTTCAGTTGCTCCAATCCTTCTTTGCCCAACAGCCTTGAATTGGGCTGTTGGCACTGACTCCCAACtgttcctccctccacccagcacgtGTCTACACATGACCTGTATCCATATCAGCCTGGCCTTGGTGTGGGGTCAGTTCATCATGTGTGATCATGGGCAATTTTTCTGGCAAAACTCTCCCCTTAAGACTCAAGACTATTTTAGTTACCAAGCAGGAAAATCCCTGGTCTTTACCTCCTTAACCTCAATTCAGAGCTGGGTGAAAACCTTTAGAGACCTAAGCACCGAAGAGATTCTTCTAATGGCCATTTGCAGTGTATGTATCTGTGTTCCTGCATTGTAGGTACCCTAGGTCTGCCTGTTGATTAACTCAGAAGAATCTCCAGGCAGCCCAGCCTCTGAGTCCCCATCCCTTCTGGCTTCAGAGCTTACCCCTCAAGTCTTCAACTACTATCCTGTCCTCCAACTCTGAAATCTGGGAGGCCATTCCCAGCAGCAACTGATTCACGGCCTGGGCACTGTTCAGGTCGGAGTTCTGGAAGTAAACAGCACACTCGGTCAAAGTAGGCTTTCAGGTCTCTTCTCAAAGCCCAGTCCCTCTCACCTGGGACCACTGCAGTACCTCAGGACAAAGGTCCCTTGGCTAGTCTCAGACTCTCTTGAGCTGTTGTCTCCACATAATTTTCTGATCACTCTACCCTTCATCTCCCACCCCCCTGGAGCAGCAACAGTCAAGAACTGGAATTGTTGCTTTTCCCAGCCTGTGTGATGAGACTGACTTTGACTAACCTCCCCTGACCCTGAACCCAAGCTGACCTGACGAATCCAGTAGCTGTTGCAGACTCTGAGAGCTGGGGAGCTGCCAAAACCCTTGTTCACAATCTTCTGGAAATGACAGCTGGTATTTCTGAAGTGGGGGATCAAGAATTGGTAAGGGAATTCGAGGAGGAAGCTGAATGAGGCTGAGTAAGGTGAGGGACTCAGAGGGGGTTGGCCAGGACTGAGGGATGGCCCCTAAACTTCCTTGAACAGAGCAGAGACCTGGCAGTGTATGTAGGTTAACTGTAGAGGTTGCTGTTTACCCCACACAAGGTGGAAAGGGAAGCGGGGAGGAGGGTGACCCAGCTGCTGAACCCATCCAGCTCTCAGCAACTGAAGTTCAGCCATTAGGAGGAGTTGGGGAGATTTCTCTATTAAGACTGAACCTCCTACCTCAAGGTGCGGTTTCAGGACCCCAAATTCTGCTTCCCCCACGACACTGTGGAGTGTATAAAAGGCTCCAGGAACCCCAGAGTCTCTGATTTGCCACCTCCGCCAGTGCTGTGCTTCGTCTCCCACCACCAACCCCTCCCTCACCTCATGTAGACGCCAGGGGGCACCATGGTGGAGAAGAACTGTTCAGAGGCCACCAGGAACTCTGGAGAGATGCTGGGGTCCAGGAAAGGGCGGTACCCTGCTCCGCAGGAGTAATAGGAGAAAtaagctccacccccaccccccatcctcccAGAACATGCACCGACCTGTCTTTCCTTTCCCACTATGGATCCTAACCACCATCTTCCCTCAGCCCCGGTGCCTCCCAGTGCCCTCACCTGTATATTCGGGGGGTGTTTGCTGCAGGAAGCTGGGCAGCCACTCATACACAGCAATGTTCTGAGGgtcaagaaagaggaaagggaaggccAGCGCTCCAGCTGCCAGGCCAGGGGGGATGTGAGCCCAAGGAAGCCTGAAGTGGGAGAGGATGACTAGGCAGGGGCAGTCGTGGGAAAGGCCACTCCAATAGGAGAGATGCTGAGGCCGTCCCCTCAAGGAACAGGGGATTTCAGGGGGTGGGTGCAGCTCAATTTCTTGCAGAAGTGACCCTTTGTCTCCTTATCATTTCAGGGTCTATTCCTGCACTTTAGCTCTCTGGGGAGGGGTGGACTCCCAGAAAGGGGTGTTTCTGGGTGGGGGATGTCCAAGGATGGAGGGCTCTGCAGGGAAGCAGAGTGTCCTGTGGACCAGGatatggggttgggggaggggtgggcagtgcCACTGACCTGGTAAGTGGCGATGACCCTCTTGCGCGCCTGCTGGAACAGCTCCTCGTCGCCCCAGTGCGGGTGCTCCCCAGCCAGCTTCTGTGCGATCAGATTGTGGTAGCGGAACCAGAGCAGGCCCAGCGCCTGCACGAAGGGCTCGCGGTTCCCTCGCTCTGCCCCGAAGGCTGCATTCAACGTGGGGACGCAGGGGAGGACAGGAGCGGCTGTGTGACCCAGGGGAGCGCCGCCTCGCAGACCCCGGTCTGTCCTCCAACCCGCCCGCGCCCCTGCCGGGCCCCGCGGCCTCACCGTACAGTCCCTGGGGCCCGCTCTGTCCCGTGGCGGGCGCGGGCGCCGTCCACATGAGCAGGGGTGCCTGCGCATCCCGGGGGAAGGCGGGGTCGGGGCCGGACGCCAGCTGTCCCCCGGAGAAGCTCCGCAGCGCGTCGCTCCAGGAGTGCGAGGAGCCGTAGATGGCGCTGCCGTCCAGCCAGCCCGTCACCTGGTTGACCTGCGAGGGCATGGGACAGGTGAGCCGGGGTCGGGTAGTAGAGGCGGGTAagggagggccagggccaggcgggTGTctgcgggtggggggtgggcgccTCTCTCCACCGACGCCAGCAGACCCGGAGCCCAGAGCCCCACCTGCCTGGGATCCAGCGCCTGCCCCGCCGCCTGCCTAGTCTCACCAGGTCCCGGGGGTTGCTGGGGCTCTGTCCGGTCTTGGGGTCCCAGTGGCTCCTCTGGAAGGGCAGCACCACGTCCCCGCGCCGGTCGGGATCGAACACGGGGTCTCCGGGCGGGATGCGGATGTTGAGGAACTCCGCGGGGCAGCCGGGTCTCTCCACACTCACCAGGTCCGAAAGCACGTGGTAGCCTGAGGGCGAGGGGTGCAAACTGGTGAGAATGGCCGCTTCCCACGGCCAGGTTTCTCAAGAGCAGAACGACAGATGTTCGAGTGCAGGCTCAGAGGCCAGCTTTgcgcctttttttttcccctaagctGCAAAGTTGTTATGAGAttcaatataattaatataaggACTCCCCCACATCCGCCCCATCTCCCAACAGATCCTTGCACCTACCCTCCCTTTTCGGGGGGAAAAGAAGTATCACCATATCGGGAGGAGAGCGGTGGCAGGGGACTCAGATCCTAAGAGCAATAATAGGGGTCCGGTGGCACTCCTGGGTTTCGATTAAGGGCGTAAAAAAACTAAATAACGGGAGAAAAATCCCTGAATGGACAGGCCAGATCATTCCGAGATGAAACAATGCTCCGCCTGCTGCTTAGTTGGTGGAGGAGGTGCTTAGGGGTCTCAGATGGGTCTCCTGTGTACTTGCAGAGGGGCTTCAGGGGTCAACATCAGCGTTTCCCCACTTTCCCTCACCAAAGAAGACCCCCAGCACTGTGCGGTTGTGGCGGGATGCCAGCCCGGCTCTGCCCCGCGTGGCGGCGTCGCTGAGTCGGCGCGGGTTGGGTAGAAGAGGCTCTCCCAGAGCTTGATACACGCCGTCCGCGTAATTGGCTGGTACGATGCGTTGCAGTCGACGgcctgcaggaggcaggagggagatgGGCTGTGTTACAGCACTAGGTCCCCAAAGAGCCCACAAACCTTGCTCTACACCTCCTTCACTCCTCTACTCCCCGTGACGAGACCCCCTTTCCCCAGTCTCCTGGCTCTAGAAACGCAAAGGAGTTCAGGGAGCAGACAGCCAAGAGGCTGGCGGTGcgccctctccttttctctgtcccTGGACGCACCTGCTGCGCCGCGATCGTGGTGTCTCAGGTTGTTGAACCAGCCGTCATAGCGCTGCACTTCCCAGGGCAGTGTGAGTGCGTCCTGGCCGCCTGTGAGTCAGACAGTGGTTCCCTCAGTGCTAGCCTCCCTGCGACGCCCAGGTTGCCGGACGGCCTCAGTCTGTGCTTCTCCCGCTCTGGAGCGTCACCACACCATCCAAGCGGCTATACCTGAGCGGCGTGGAGGCTGCGCTGGGAGTTTCCCACCCCGCTGAGCCAAGCAGCAATCTGACCCGATCTTCCAGCCTTAGGGAGCCACTTCACTGCAATTCTCCCTTCCCTCATTCCCATGGGGCACTAAGTGACTTCCCGAAGCTGGGGACGCCAGATACTTACCTGCTGGATCCGGGGAACCAGTCAGGAGAGCTCCCAGGAGCACCAGTGCCGCTGGTCTTACGCAGAGCATgctgaacctgcagcctggggGATAGGAGGTGGTATGTGAGGGA is part of the Desmodus rotundus isolate HL8 chromosome 7, HLdesRot8A.1, whole genome shotgun sequence genome and encodes:
- the DUOX2 gene encoding dual oxidase 2 — encoded protein: MLCVRPAALVLLGALLTGSPDPAGGQDALTLPWEVQRYDGWFNNLRHHDRGAAGRRLQRIVPANYADGVYQALGEPLLPNPRRLSDAATRGRAGLASRHNRTVLGVFFGYHVLSDLVSVERPGCPAEFLNIRIPPGDPVFDPDRRGDVVLPFQRSHWDPKTGQSPSNPRDLVNQVTGWLDGSAIYGSSHSWSDALRSFSGGQLASGPDPAFPRDAQAPLLMWTAPAPATGQSGPQGLYAFGAERGNREPFVQALGLLWFRYHNLIAQKLAGEHPHWGDEELFQQARKRVIATYQNIAVYEWLPSFLQQTPPEYTGYRPFLDPSISPEFLVASEQFFSTMVPPGVYMRNTSCHFQKIVNKGFGSSPALRVCNSYWIRQNSDLNSAQAVNQLLLGMASQISELEDRIVVEDLRDYWPGPDKFSRTDYVASSIQRGRDMGLPSYNQALLVLGLKTPKNWSDLNPNVDPQVLEATATLYNQDLSLLELLPGGLLESHGNPGPLFSTIVLDQFVRLRDGDRYWFENTRNGLFSKEEIAEIRNTTLRDVLVAVTSVDPSALQPNVFFWLEGAPCPQPQQLTTDSLPPCVPMTVFDYFKGSGPGFGITIVALCCLPLVSLLISGVVAYFRSQELKKLQKKGKESVKKEAAKDGVPVMEWPGPQEKSYPITIQLLPDRRLQVLDKRLSVLRIVQLRPPQQVNLILSSNRGRRTLLLKIPKEYDLVLLFNSEEERGTFVQHLQDFCVHWALGLNVAEMDENELFRKAVTKQQRGRILEVFFRHLFAQVLDINQADAGTLPLDSSQKVREALTCELSRAEFAESLGLKPQDMFVESMFSLADKDGNGYLSFREFLDILVVFMKGSPEDKSRLMFTMYDLDGNGFLSKEEFFTMMRSFIEISNNCLSKAQLAEVVESMFREAGFQDKEELTWEDFHFMLRDHDRELRRTQLCVRGGGGGVADIFKPNISSRVSFISRTSGKRSCPQEVGLPASEAPELGGPGLKKRFGKKVVVPSPRLYTEALQEKMQQGLLAQKLQQYKRFVENYLRHIMCIAVFSAICAGLFAERAYYYSFASPSSGIAETTFVGIILSRGTAASISFMFSYILLTMCRNLITFLRETFLNRYVPFDAAVDFHRWVAMAAVILAILHSAGHAVNVYIFSVSPLSLLTCLFPNVFVNDGSHVPQKFYWWFFQTVPGMTGVLLLLVLAIMYVFASHHFRRRSFRSFWLTHHLYILLYILLIIHGSFGLIQLPRFHIYFLVPALIYGGDKLVSLSRKKVEISVVKAELLPSGVTHLQFLRPHGFDYKSGQWVRIACLALGTNEYHPFTLTSAPHEDTLSLHIRAVGPWTTRLREIYSPSPDGCARYPKLYLDGPFGEGHQEWHKFEVSVLVGGGIGVTPFASILKDLVFKSSVGSQMLCKKIYFIWVTRTQRQFEWLADIIREVEENDRQDLVSVHIYITQLAEKFDLRTTMLYICERHFQKVLNRSLFTGLRSITHFGRPPFEPFFNSLQEVHPQVRKIGVFSCGPPGMTKNVEKACQLINRQDQAHFMHHYENF